The genomic stretch TCGAGGTGCTCCTCGAGCCCGAGCTCGCGACAGAAAGCGCCGGCTTGCGCGGCGAGGCAGTGCGAGTTCTCCAGCAGGATCATGCGCTCGTCCGCGAGGCGGTCCGCCGTGAGATCGGGTGCGGCGGCGAGCGGATGCCCCTCGGGTAACGTGAGCAGCAACTCGTCGCGCACGAGCACGAGGTGGTCGCACTCCGCGTCGACCGCGGTGGGCGGGCTGAGCAAAGCGAACTCGATGCGGCCCGTCATGAGAGCCTCGGTGAGCGTTTCGCTGTAACTCTCGAGCAGTTCGAAGCGCGCGGACGGGACGCGTGTTTGGACGGCGGCGAGCAGCTCCGGAAGCAGATACGGTGCGATGGTCGGGATCGCGCCGATGCGAATGGTGCGCGCATGATCCTCCTGCACGCCTTGCACGAATTCTTCGGCCGATTGGACTTCGGCCAATATGGCCTGAGCGTGCCGGAGGAAGTCCTGCCCGAGCGGCGTCAACGTCACCTTCTCCCGGTTGCGCTCGAAGACACGCCCGCCCAACTCGTCCTCGAGTTTCTTGATCTGCTGACTGAGCGACGGTTGGGAAACGCGACACACGTCCGCCGCCCGCGAGAAGTGCTTCTGCCGGGCCACTTCGACGAAATACTTCAGGCGTTGGAGGTCCATGCTTATGATAGGCGCAGCCTATGATCGATTAGGTTCTTTGTATTTCACTTATGGTCGCCGAGGCTGGTATTCTGCAATGGATTTTCGGTCGGCCGCATGGAGTTTCGCCCCCCGGCCATGGTGCCCGATCCGTCGACCAAGCAACTGACTCACAAGACCATACACGTATGCACGATCACGCGACCAACAACCCGGGCAAGTGCCCTTTCCCGCACGGCCAGACCGCCGGTTCGACCGACGCCACGGTGTCCGCTCCCGTTGCCAAGGCTCCCGGCAAGTGCCCGGTCATGCACGGCAGCAACACGTCCATCGAGCAGGGCATGAAGCAGTGGTGGCCCAACGCCCTCAACCTCGACATCCTCCACCAACACGACACCAAGACCAACCCGCTCGGAGCGGATTTCGACTACCGCGCGGAGCTGAAGTCGCTCGATTTCGAAGCGCTGAAGAAGGACGTCGTCGCACTCATGACCGACAGCCAAGAGTGGTGGCCGGCCGACTGGGGTCACTACGGCGGTCTCATGATCCGCATGTCGTGGCACGCCGCCGGTTCCTACCGCACGGCCGACGGTCGTGGCGGCGGTGGCACGGGCAACCAACGTTTCTCGCCGCTGAACTCGTGGCCGGACAACGCCAACCTCGACAAGGCCCGTCGCCTTCTCTGGCCGATCAAGAAGAAGTACGGAAACAAACTCAGTTGGGCCGACCTCCTCATCCTCGCGGGCAACGTCGCTTACGAGTCGATGGGCCTGAAGACCTTCGGCTTCGGCTTCGGTCGCGAGGACATCTGGCACCCGGAAAAGGACACGTATTGGGGCTCCGAGAGCGAGTGGCTCGCCAAGAGCGAAGGTCGCTACGCGAGCGAGGACCGCGACACGCTGGAGAACCCGCTCGCTGCCGTGCAGATGGGTCTCATCTACGTCAATCCCGAGGGCGTCGACGGCAACCCCGACCCGCTCCGCACCGCCAAGGACATGCGCGTGACCTTCGCCCGCATGGCGATGAACGACGAAGAGACGGTCGCCCTGACCGCCGGAGGCCACACGGTCGGCAAGTGCCACGGCAACGGCAGCGCAGCCGATCTCGGACCCGCGCCCGAGGGCGCCGACGTCGAGGAGCAGGGGCTCGGCTGGATCAACAAGAAGGGTCGCGGCATCGGTCGCAACACCGTGACCAGCGGCATCGAAGGCGCGTGGACGACCCATCCCACGCGTTGGGACAACGGCTACTTCAAGATGCTGCTCGGCCACGAGTGGGCGTTGCGCAAGAGCCCGGCCGGCGCGTGGCAGTGGGAACCGATGAACATCAAGGAGGAGGACAAACCCGTCGACGTCGAAGACCCGTCCATCCGCTACAACCCGATCATGACGGACGCCGACATGGCGCTGAAGATGGATCCGGAGTATCGGAAGATCTCGGAGCGTTTCGCTGCCGATC from Opitutales bacterium ASA1 encodes the following:
- the katG gene encoding catalase/peroxidase HPI; amino-acid sequence: MHDHATNNPGKCPFPHGQTAGSTDATVSAPVAKAPGKCPVMHGSNTSIEQGMKQWWPNALNLDILHQHDTKTNPLGADFDYRAELKSLDFEALKKDVVALMTDSQEWWPADWGHYGGLMIRMSWHAAGSYRTADGRGGGGTGNQRFSPLNSWPDNANLDKARRLLWPIKKKYGNKLSWADLLILAGNVAYESMGLKTFGFGFGREDIWHPEKDTYWGSESEWLAKSEGRYASEDRDTLENPLAAVQMGLIYVNPEGVDGNPDPLRTAKDMRVTFARMAMNDEETVALTAGGHTVGKCHGNGSAADLGPAPEGADVEEQGLGWINKKGRGIGRNTVTSGIEGAWTTHPTRWDNGYFKMLLGHEWALRKSPAGAWQWEPMNIKEEDKPVDVEDPSIRYNPIMTDADMALKMDPEYRKISERFAADPAYFSETFARAWFKLTHRDMGPKVRYVGPWVPKEDLIWQDPVPAGTVGWDVAAAKARIAASGLSIGELVATAWDSARTFRGSDMRGGANGARIRLAPQRDWEGNEPDRLSRVLRVLTPIAAEFGASVADVIVLAGNVGVEKALQAAGTDVPVPFTPGRGDATPEQTDAESFAPLEPIHDGYRNWVKKSYAVKPEELMLDRTQLMGLTAAEMTVLVGGMRVLGTNHGGTRHGVFTDRVGALTTDFFVGLVDMANVWEPRGENLYYIRDRKSGEVKWTATRVDLVFGSNSILRAYAELYAQDDSREKFARDFVAAWTKVMNADRFDLRG
- a CDS encoding LysR substrate-binding domain-containing protein, with amino-acid sequence MDLQRLKYFVEVARQKHFSRAADVCRVSQPSLSQQIKKLEDELGGRVFERNREKVTLTPLGQDFLRHAQAILAEVQSAEEFVQGVQEDHARTIRIGAIPTIAPYLLPELLAAVQTRVPSARFELLESYSETLTEALMTGRIEFALLSPPTAVDAECDHLVLVRDELLLTLPEGHPLAAAPDLTADRLADERMILLENSHCLAAQAGAFCRELGLEEHLEIRSSQIDTLLGLVESGFGLTFTPAIATKAHRHRRVVHRSLGDPPCSREIRLVWLKRKFLTRSQHSVIEAARHLADGS